Genomic DNA from Peribacillus simplex NBRC 15720 = DSM 1321:
ACTCCCAAATAAAATCCCGAATCTCCTGAAAAGGGTATTTTTTTGTCTCGGAAGCAATGGAGAAGCTGAGGAAACAGTGTCCATACGATTATTTTCGTTCATCCGAAGGCTAGACATTTCTAATGAATAGGTGTATAGTTACCTAGGTAACTACTTTACAGGAGGAATACTTTTGTCCTTTCAAAATGGTTTTTTTCATCATAACTTACAATTTTCAAGGTCATTTACCAAAAAGTTAAATGAACAATTGGCCAAGGTTGATCTTTTTCATTCCCAATGGTCGATTGTATATTATCTGTATCAGTTTGGCTGTTCTACGCTTGTTGAAATAAGCACTTATCTAGATGTGGAGAAACCGACGGTAACCAGGACGGTAAACCGGTTGGAAGAACTTGATTTGATTGAACAAATCCCAGGAAAAGATAAGCGGGAACGGAGAATACAGTTAACGGAGTCAGGTTTAAGGACTTATCAGGAGGCCAAAAAGGTAGTTGAAGAATTTGAACTTCAATTAATGAGCGGTTTGGCTGAAGAGGATCGAGAGGCAACGTTACGAACGTTGATTTTCCTGAAGGAAAAATTAAAACAATAGTAAGGAAGAAGGATTGAAATGAATCACAAACCGAAATTGTGGACGAAAGACTTTTTGATTGTCTCGTCTGCGAACTTTTTTTTATTTTTAACTTTTTATGTCTTGATGGTGACATTGACCATTTATACGATGGATAACTTTCATGCGTCGCAAGCCCAAGCAGGACTTGCTTCAAGTATCTTTGTTCTCGGGGCTGTGCTTGTCAGACCGATTGCAGGGAAAAAAATCGACAAGATCGGCCGCAGAAAGATGTTGCTTGGATCGTTGGTTCTATTCCTGATTGCTTCCATTGGCTATTTCCTGGTGAATGGTTTATCCCTCTTATTGATCGATCGGCTTATTCATGGTTTTGCTTTTGGCCTTGCCACTACGGCAACTGGAACGATTGCTGCAGATATCATTCCGAATGAAAGACGCGGGGAAGGTACAGGTTACTTTGCCATGAGTACAAACTTGGCAATGGCATTCGGTCCGTTTATTGGATTGCTGATAACACAGCATTTCAGTTATTCCATCATTTTCTATGCAGCCTCCTTATTTGCCGGATTTTCTTTAGTTGCATCATTATTCATGAATGTGCCTGAAGGGGAAAAGGGCGGAGCTTCACCACAAAAAGGATTTAAGATCAGTGATTACTTTGAAAAAAGGGCACTGCCCATTTCCATTTTTATCGGATTTGCCGGATTTACCTATTCGAGCATCTTGTCCTATTTAACATCTTTTGCAAAGGAAATGGATTTAATGGATGCGGCGAGCTTTTTCTTCGTCGTATTTGCTGTATTCCTTTTGGCGTCCCGTCCGTTTACAGGACGGATGTTTGATGTGAAGGGGGAAAATGCAGTTATTTACCCATCGCTCTTACTATTTGCCGTCGGTATGGTCATCCTCAGCCAATCTCATCATGGTATCACGCTTCTGATTGCCGGTGCCTTTATCGGAGTGGGGTATGGTACGTTCCAATCAAGCTGTCAAGCAATTTCCATTAAGGAAGCCCCATCAAATCGAATGGGATTAGCCACATCCACGTTTTTTACAATGTATGACTTCGGTATTGGTGTTGGCCCATTCCTATTGGGATTCCTTATTCCATTTACAGGGTTCAAAGGGTTATTCATAGGAATGTCGATCTTTGCATTCGTACTTATTGGCATTTATTACTTGGCACATGGAAAAAAAGCCTCGGCAAGAACGAAAATGCAGCATGAGGAACGCTTGTCTGCCTAATTTTTTGAATATGATTGTATAAAATGAAGAATTTTGGGGATGCTTATATTATGATTGATTTTCCAAAGTATCCCCCTTTTCTCCGCCTGTAATCGACAGGCGTTTTTTTTATGCCATAAACAAAGAAAACCGCCTTATTGGCGGTTTCTTTAAAATTTATAGGTCCATAATCGTTCTTTGCGGATCCAGTCTAGAAAATCTGCATCCTGATTTTCGAATTTCTCTTTCCAATCGATCACCATTGCCTGCGTTTGCGAACGGTGGGCAGTGAAGGTTGCTACCTTTTTTTCTTCGACTGCAGAGATATCATGGATGATGTCAGGATGTCCCAATTCGTCAATGCAGTTATTCGAGAAGGCGACACAATGAAGTTTAGGTCTCTCTTTCTCTTCTATTCTTTCCACGGCCCGAACCACAGCCCGTGCTGTAGCTTCATGGTCTGGATGGACACTGTATCCTGGGTAAAATGTAATGATCAATGAAGGATTCAATTCATTGATGGCATCAGTAAATAATGAAGTCAGTTTTTCATCATCTTCGAATTCAATTGTCTTATCACGCAATCCAAGCATGCGTAAATCTTGGATGCCAATCGCATTTGCTGCATCGATTAATTCCTTTTTACGAATTTTGGGGAGCGATTCCCTTGTTGCAAATGGAGGGTTTCCTAAATTACGTCCCATTTCTCCTAAAGTTAAGCATAAATAGGTGACAGGAGTGCCCGCTTCTCTATGAAGGGCAAGCGTTCCGGAGACCGAGAAGGCTTCATCATCGGGATGTGGGAATATGACTAATACATGGCGTTCTTTTTCCAAGGTATATTTCTCCTTCCGTTCTACTTACAGTGAGTATGGTTATCGGTGAATGGGAGTTTTCATCGGAAATATATCAAGCAAGTTGTCATCATTCAAAGGGAGTAGGACTGAGTTGCATGGAGACGGCAAGCTTTCCAGAAAAATCAAGGCCTGCCAATAGCAATCTTCCTTGTTCATCCATTTCGAAGTGGTTAACGCCTTCCGCATATACCCAGCCAATATTTAGCTTCAAGCCGATGCGGTAGGGTCCATCGCCAACTATCTTCCCATGTTCATACTTAATAAAAGCATTACGGATATAAGCACCTGCCGAAAAGAAAGCTTCATCTACATGAGTGGCATAGGCACCATTTGTCGTTTCAAGGTGAAGATATACATCTTGTCCGGCGAAAGAATCAATGGCATTTTGCACCTCTGTACGGTCTATAGGTTTCATTCTATAATTTCCTCCTTAACTGGGCGGCTAGATAAGCTATTCCTTCTTTCTATCTTACTAAATAAAAACAAAAAAAGCGAAAAAGGCCGCTCGATGAATTTGAGCGGCCATTAAACTTGATGTTTTATTTTTGTGTTTTTTCAGCAATTCCATATTTATGGTATGCACCATGATTGACGGGTCCAACATAGTCATTCATCTTCCAAGAGTGGCGAACAGCCTCGGTAATGAAGTCTTTAGAAATGAGGATAGCCTCACGCGGGCTTTTCCCTTCAGCCAATTGAGCTGCAATAGCTGCAGAAGATGAACAGCCGGCACCATGTGTATTGGTCGTTTCGATTTTCTCTGATTCAAGGATTTCAAATTCTTTTCCATCATATAAAAGGTCGATGGCTTTATCAAGATCCAGCTTATTACCGCCTTTGATCAAGACATATTTTGCACCAAGTGCATGAATCTTTTCAGCTGCAGCCCTCA
This window encodes:
- a CDS encoding MarR family winged helix-turn-helix transcriptional regulator, which gives rise to MSFQNGFFHHNLQFSRSFTKKLNEQLAKVDLFHSQWSIVYYLYQFGCSTLVEISTYLDVEKPTVTRTVNRLEELDLIEQIPGKDKRERRIQLTESGLRTYQEAKKVVEEFELQLMSGLAEEDREATLRTLIFLKEKLKQ
- a CDS encoding MFS transporter, encoding MNHKPKLWTKDFLIVSSANFFLFLTFYVLMVTLTIYTMDNFHASQAQAGLASSIFVLGAVLVRPIAGKKIDKIGRRKMLLGSLVLFLIASIGYFLVNGLSLLLIDRLIHGFAFGLATTATGTIAADIIPNERRGEGTGYFAMSTNLAMAFGPFIGLLITQHFSYSIIFYAASLFAGFSLVASLFMNVPEGEKGGASPQKGFKISDYFEKRALPISIFIGFAGFTYSSILSYLTSFAKEMDLMDAASFFFVVFAVFLLASRPFTGRMFDVKGENAVIYPSLLLFAVGMVILSQSHHGITLLIAGAFIGVGYGTFQSSCQAISIKEAPSNRMGLATSTFFTMYDFGIGVGPFLLGFLIPFTGFKGLFIGMSIFAFVLIGIYYLAHGKKASARTKMQHEERLSA
- the bshB2 gene encoding bacillithiol biosynthesis deacetylase BshB2 gives rise to the protein MEKERHVLVIFPHPDDEAFSVSGTLALHREAGTPVTYLCLTLGEMGRNLGNPPFATRESLPKIRKKELIDAANAIGIQDLRMLGLRDKTIEFEDDEKLTSLFTDAINELNPSLIITFYPGYSVHPDHEATARAVVRAVERIEEKERPKLHCVAFSNNCIDELGHPDIIHDISAVEEKKVATFTAHRSQTQAMVIDWKEKFENQDADFLDWIRKERLWTYKF
- a CDS encoding YojF family protein; the encoded protein is MKPIDRTEVQNAIDSFAGQDVYLHLETTNGAYATHVDEAFFSAGAYIRNAFIKYEHGKIVGDGPYRIGLKLNIGWVYAEGVNHFEMDEQGRLLLAGLDFSGKLAVSMQLSPTPFE